Below is a genomic region from Prochlorococcus marinus str. MIT 0918.
AAGGAAGTGTTTTAGGGATTGATTTCTCTGAGGCACAAATTTTGATAGCAACAAAAAAAGCTTTAAAAAAGCCTTCTCTCAATCTCACTTGGATTAAAGGAGATGCTTTGAATACAGGTCTGCCTTCAAATTCATATGATGGTGTTGTTATGGCATATGGTCTACGCAACTTAGCTGATCCAGAAAAAGGTATTAAAGAAATCCATCGCCTTTTAAAACCTGGAGGCAAAGCAGGGATTTTAGATTTTAATAATGCACCTGAAGGCTCTAAAACATCATCCTTTCAAAAGTTTTATTTAAGAAATTGTGTTGTTCCAATTGCTTCTGTAATGGGCTTTTGTAAAGAATATGAATATCTAGAACAAAGTCTTAAGGATTTTCCTAGAGGTGAATTACAAGAACAAATAGCTTTAAAGGTTGGGTTTAAAGAAGCAAGTTATAGGCTCTTAGCTGCTAGGCAGATGGGGGCTTTATTACTTAAGTCATAATCATGGAAGTTTATAAAAGTTAAGTTGAATTATTTTGACAAATCCTTTCTCCAACAAAAGCTACATTTCTTCCATAATGATATCTCTCCTGATGGAGTTGGATTATGACAGATAGGGCAATCTGTTTTGCCATGAATATCTGATCTGCTTGGATGCTTTGCCCAAATTGTGGGTTCAGAATCTTTTAGTTGTTTTTGATTGGGATAATGTTGTCTGATTCTTAAATCTTTCACATCATGTCCTGCTGCTCTAAGTGTTGCTAATAACTTATTTCTACTAAACATTAAAGCTTGAATCCATTGAGGATGATTAACTCCTATGGTCAGGATACCTCTGAAAAATGTGAGGGGGAAACAATGTTCAGAAAGTTGTTCGCCTGCAATTTTTGGCCAGTCTTGCCATAAAGATGCAATGCTTTTATTTTTTCGCCATTCAATTTGCAAATGATCCAAACATGAAGAGATAGATGATGGTTTCTTGGGACTCATTGATAAGTGCTTTAGTGAGATGCTTTGTCTTTGTATTGCCTTTGATGTTTCTTATAAACCATACATA
It encodes:
- the ubiE gene encoding bifunctional demethylmenaquinone methyltransferase/2-methoxy-6-polyprenyl-1,4-benzoquinol methylase UbiE → MRPRDPQAVEALFQSIAPRYDFLNDLLSFGLHRFWKRQLLSFLKPSSGENWIDLCCGTGDLSLVLARLVLPEGSVLGIDFSEAQILIATKKALKKPSLNLTWIKGDALNTGLPSNSYDGVVMAYGLRNLADPEKGIKEIHRLLKPGGKAGILDFNNAPEGSKTSSFQKFYLRNCVVPIASVMGFCKEYEYLEQSLKDFPRGELQEQIALKVGFKEASYRLLAARQMGALLLKS
- a CDS encoding DUF721 domain-containing protein translates to MSPKKPSSISSCLDHLQIEWRKNKSIASLWQDWPKIAGEQLSEHCFPLTFFRGILTIGVNHPQWIQALMFSRNKLLATLRAAGHDVKDLRIRQHYPNQKQLKDSEPTIWAKHPSRSDIHGKTDCPICHNPTPSGEISLWKKCSFCWRKDLSK